In the Acidobacteriota bacterium genome, CGATGACCGCGGCAGCGAAGAGGATCACGAGTAGCGCAGTGGCCCAAGTGTGCCGGTGCGCCAGGTGATCCAATCGCCGCGTCATCCCCATCCCCTTACTGGGGCGGCGGGGACCTGCCATCCATCGTGCGACCGGTCCCCGTGGGATTACCGCCCGAGTTCGATTATTGCACATCTAGCGCTCGTCGGTTTTGGTCGGGTCGAGTTTGCGTTCGACGTCTTCTGCCCAGGCGTCTGCCGGCGGGACGTGTGGCTCACGCGTCGTGTTGGGTTTTGTCCGGCTGAAAAACGCCAGCGCCGGTGCCCAACCGGGCCGCATGACGCGAACCGCAGCGGTGGCCGCGCCAGTGGCCGCTTCGGCGGTCTTGGCGGCGAGCAGCCGTCCCACCATCGCGAAACCGAGGAACGGCAGGAAGATGACAAACGCCAGGCCCAGCAGTGGTGCCAGCGCGAGCATCACCACCATGGGGACGCGGCGGTAGACGTCGGTGTCTGTTCCGGGCAGGGGGCCCTGGCGATCCACAGATTCGAGGTGGAACCGCGTCAGGTTGAAATAGAGCCCCGGGTCAACGTTTTGATTTGCAGTGTAAGTTGTCATGGCCAGTGCCTCCGTTATCTGAGGCCATACTGACGCCACCCCAGGGCACAAGCCATACGGTACTTGTCCGATTCTCGGACCTGCGAACGCTGCATCTTCCGCCCCACAGATGTAGGTTTCGGCCTTGGAGACCAGGCCGAGCTACGTTCGGAAGGGGCTGGCCCGAGTGTCCGCTACACGCAAACGAAAAACGCGCCTAGCGAGCGCGGGCGCGGGCGACGCGGTCGACGAGTTGCCGGAATTCGGTGCTGTCGATGCCCTTGCCGCTGAGCTCGAACTCAAACGAGCCGCCCTGGAAGGGCTCCACCTTCAGCTTATATGCGCCGATTTGCTCGACTTTTTTGATGTCGATGAGTTTCCAGATCCTGGCATCCTCGATCCGATCCGGCGACTCGTAGGTCACCGCCGTTTCGCTCAGGATTAACGTGCCCTGGCAGCTGCCAATCAGGTGCTGATGTTTGACCTGATAACTGGCGAGCACACCTGAAGCCGGAGTCGCGGTGGGCGCAGCGACTGGCGCCGCACTGGCGGGCTGCGCCGCTGCGGCGGTGGTTTCATACCACCGCATCACGTTGGCCGACTGCGTCAATCGAAACCGGAATGTGTCACGCTCACCGTCAGCATCGCGGAGCGGACGCCGTGTCACGATCGTCACCACGTCACCCGAGCGATCGATCTTCGCGATGTCGGCGCGATCGATCGAGATCGACGCCTTCGGGTTGTCGGCGGCCACGAACACAATGTGGTTGGCCACGAACGTCATCTGGCCTTTCGCGGCACCGAACGGTACCGCGAGTTCGGCATCCACAAACACCAAGGGGGACTGTGCGCGGACAATGCCGGCGGCGAACGCGGTGATGCTGAACACGACGAGGACGAGCGACAGGCGTTTCAGGGCTGACATCCAACCTCCAGCTGGTGTGGTGAGTGTCGATTAGACAGGCACGTGCAGGTGTTCGTCAACGGTCGCCGCCCGCAGCACAAACCCTGCGTTATAGTGAGGCCCTGGTGTCCAGGACCCTGCTTTTCACCGCCGCGGCGTTGTGCTCGGGGTTGATGCTCGGCGCCCAGCAGCCGTCCGTGTTCCGTGCGGGCGTCGAATATGTCCCGGTTGACGTCGTCGTGACCGATGGCAACGACGAACCCGTCACCGACCTGAAGGCCGACGAGTTCGAGATTTACCAGGGCGGGCGCACGCAGACCGTCGCGGATTTCAGATTCGTGTCAATTCCGGTCGCCGAACGCGACGTTGCGGCGGTCAGGAAGCAGCCCGACATCCAGAACGTGGCGTCGAACGTCCAGGTGTCACCAGACAGCCGCTTATTCGTGCTGCTCATCGACGACCTGCACACACTCGAATATGAAATCGTTCAAGTCAAGCAGGTCATGACGGACTTCGTCCGCGCGTTGTCGCCCGCCGATGAGGTAGCCGTCGTGTTTGCGGGGCGATCGGATCTCAGTGTGAATTTCACGACCGATCCTGCGCGCATGCTGCGCGCGATTGACAACACGCGCGAGGCGTTTGGATTCGCGATTGACGCGCTGGGCCGTTCGGCGAATGAGGACCGAGGCATGAATGGCCGTGCGATGACGGCTCCGGGCCGTGCGGTGGCGTTTGCGTTCAAGAACGCGGCGCGAGCCCTCGCCGGCTCCGGGCATCCGCGCAGGGCCATCGTCTACGTGAGTGGCGGATCGCCGATAGATCACGAGGCGGCGAACTGGACCCACGTGGTGTCCGAGGATCTGAGGGACGCGTTTGAGACGGCACGGCGTTCGAACGTTCCTATTTATTCGCTTGATCCGCGCGGCCTCGCGCAACCGGCGGATGTGGTTCGAGGCGGCATTGGGGCCATCGGCGGCGGGGGGGCGACATCCACCTACGGCGTCATGAAGCAAATCCAGGTACAGCAGGCCAACCTGTCTGTGGCGTCAATCAATACAGGCGGACGGGCGTTTGTGAATCAGTCTGACCTCGCCGGCGCGATCAAAGCCATCGTCCGCGAGAACGGCAGCTTCTACGTGCTTGGCTACTATCCGTCGCCGGCTCCGAAGGACGGCCGCTTTCACCCGATCGAGGTCAAGGTGACACGGCCCGGCGTGCGGGTGCGCGCCCGTCCCGGCTACACGTCGGCGTCTGCTGCCGGCGCGGATGAGAGCACCGCCGACCGGCTGGCTGCGGCCATGTCGTCTGGGGTGGACATGCGCGGGTTGATGTTACGTGCGCACGTCGCTCCGCTGTTGCCCTTCGACAAAGTGATGCGCAGCACGGTGACGATTCAGGTCACGTATCCCACCATCAACAGCGACCTGCCGTTTGACGAGGTGAAGGTGCAGATCGCCGCGCTCGACGCCGACGGCAAAGTGCGGGCCTCATCGGACCGGGGCTATACGTTCAAGGCGCCCCGCAGTGAACGCGAGTCCGCCACGTTCTTGATCAACGGTTCGATCGACCTGCCCGCCCAGCCACTGACCGTGCGCATTGGTGTGTCCAGCCGTGCGCTGGGTCGAACCGGCACGCTCCAGATTCCGGTCAGCGTCCCGAAGCCGTCCGACGATCATCTGCAAATGGGCGCAGCCGTGATCGGGCTGACGGGGCCGCCCAGGGAGTCGGCGCTGGGCGATGTACTGGTGCGCGGTCTGGTGCCGTTTCAGCCCACCACCACCAGGCTCTTCAGTCCTCGTGCCACGCTTCGGGTCTTCATTCCGCTGTTCTGGCGCGGGCGCGAGGATAACGCGAAAGTCACGCTGACGCTGCGGGGCGAGGCGTTTACCGCACAGCGTGAAGAATCGCTGGCGGCGTCCGCCGGGGACAAAGGCCTACGCCTGACATCGCTCGACACCTTGATTCCGTTGGCGAAGTTTGCCGGGCCGGTGACCTTGCAGATTGAAGCCCGGTTGCCGAACGGGCAGACGGCACAACAGTCGATCGGCTTCGACGTCCGCCGGTAGATTCGGCCGTCATGTTATCGTTGGATGTTGGTTGATTTGATTTGTTGGAGGTTATGTATATGCGTCGATTGACAATCACGGCCGTGGCTGTTCTGGTGTGCGCTGCGGGCCTCACAGCCGCTGGGGCCGCCCAGGCCAAGAAATTCGGGACCGCCCTCACCCTGACCGAAGTCACCAAGGTCTCCGACATCTACGCGTCGCCCGACAAGTTCAACGGCAAGCGCGTGCTCGTGCAGGGGCCCATCGTTGACGTGTGCGCGGAGATGGGATGCTGGCTCGCGATCGGCAGCGACAAGGAATTTCAGACCATCCGCTTCAAGGTGGAAGACGGCGTGATCGTGTTCCCGATGTCGGTCAAGGGCATGACCGCGAAGGTCGAGGGTGTCCTGGCGGTGTCCCTGCTGAGCGAAGCGGACCAGATCAAACAGGGCGAGGAAATGGCCCGCGAAAAGAAGACGACCTTTGACCCGAAAACCGTCAAGGGCCCGAAAACCAGCATCCAGATCAAGGGTGAAGGCGCAGAAGTTAAGTAACTGGGGAAGTGGCGTGTGAAGTGGCGGCGGCTTAATAACGTCCTGCATCGGGACGTCGGCTATTTGGCGGTGGGACTGACGCTCGTGTTTGGCGTGTCAGGACTGGCCCTCAATCATCGCGCCGACTGGAACCCGTCGTATCGGCAGCAGAAGACCGCAAAGCAAATCGCGCCCCTCACGGCCACCGATCGCGACGGACAGGTCCGGGAGGCACTCAGCCAGTTGGGCGTCACAGGTGAGCCCAGGAATGCCTTCCGGCCTGATCCGCAGACCCTCCAGATTTTTTTCGAGAACACCACCTACGCGATCGACATTCCTACCGGCAAGGTGATCGTGGACGCCGTGCGGCCCCGCCCGGTGCTCTTCGAACTGAACCAGATGCACCTCAACGCCGGCAAGGGCGTCTGGACATTCATCGCCGACGTGTATGCGGTGGCCCTGATCTTCATGGCCGTGACCGGTGTCTTTGTCCTGCGAGGGAAGACCGGCATCACCGGCCGCGGCGCGTGGCTTGTGACACTCGGTGTGCTCGTGCCCGTCGTGTACTGGGTCTGGGCGATGCTGTGACCAGACCGGCCGGTCTACGCGCTACCGACCGCTGAGGGCGAGGCCGATGGTCTCGGCGACGACTGACATGACGAAAACGGCGCTTGCCGCGTACACGCAGAGCCAGACGATTTGACGGGCGATGCGGCGGCGGCCTCGATCAACGGTGCGATGATTGGTGAACGCAAAACCAACCAGGAGCAGTACGAAGCCGGACGCCGCCCACTCAAAAGAGCCGTACAACGAGGCGTACAGCCGCCACCAGATGTGGTTGTTCGGGTCAGGCCGGCCCAGCGTGGCGTGGAGGACCGGCTGCAGGGCCTGCGCCAGCCAGCTGATTGCTGCGCGTGGTCCCCTGGCCAACAGCGGCACCGCGGCCATCGCAGCGAGCATCGTCGCGCCGGCGATGACCGGGAAGGACGCCAGAAACGCACGGACACCGCTCGTGCTGAGCGACGACACGTATAGAGCGGCGGCACTGAGCAGGACCACGGCCATTGCCGGATAGCTGCGATCGCGGACTCCCGGTTCCGGGGCAATCATTTCCAACAGGGACGGGAGCACCCAGGCCAGGGCCAGGGCGAGCGCGACGACGATGCCGGATTTGATGGCCCATTGCTTCCACGCGGCGAACGGAAGCAATGTTTGCCAGTCGGCTGTGCCGAAGCGGCGTTCCTCGGCGCTGGCAAGAGCGCCGATCATCACGGGGACCAGGCCGCTGTGCAGGCTCACGCTGATGTACAGGGCCGATTCCGTGAACACGTTGGGGGCCAGGCGGAGTCCTGTAATCACCGCCAGCCAGACCGCAATGTAGGCGCCCGACACCACAAAGGTGACCTGCTGGAGCCAGAACTCTTTCTTGACGAGCGCCCACAAGGGGTGAACGGCATGAGCGCGCTCCGCGTCGATGGTCGCCCGGCCGAGCCACGCGATCGAAAGATCCAACTCGGCCTGGGACCCACCGCTGACCTCGAAGCGTCATGAACGCGCGCCACGTCATCAGCGCGCCAAGGCCCGCCAACGCCATGGTGGCCTGCCAGAGGCTGTCGAATGGCACGTGGAAGTACGAACCGACCACCCAGAGCAGCGAGGGCAATGCGCCGCCAAACACCGCGCCCGCCAGCGGGCCGCCGCACGCCATCGTCATCCACGGCGCCAGGAAGAGGCCGCAGGCGAACGGCAGTGCGCACAACATCAGCAGCTTTCCGCTGTTCTCTGCTCCGAACCAGGGGTCCGACGCGAATGCCGTCATCGCCAGGGCGGCGAGCCCCAACAGCATCGGCCACAGGACGGCAAACTTCGTCAGCAGGAGGCGTGCGCGAGAGGCCGGCTGGACCAGAAGTCCGGATAACGTCCCGTGCGAGTACTCCTGCCCGAGCGACAACGCGCCGAGCGCGATGGCACCGCCTGCATAGGCAAAGAGACCAAAGACCATGGATGCGGGCGGCACCGTGGCGCGCCCGTCCGGAGTAAAGTGGCGGTCGTCGAGCATCGGCGGCAGTTCCTGCAGCAGCACCCAACAGGCGAGCATGCCCGCAACAATCGCCGCCCACCACGGCAGCAGTTCCCGCAGTTCCTTGCGGAGTTGGAGCGGCAGCGCCCTCGTCACACCGTGGCCCCCGCAGATTGCAGTGTCGTGACGAAGATCTCTTCGAGCGAGAGCGACTCCGTTTCGATGGCTTCAGGCGAACCCGCCCTCAGGCGTGCGATCACATCGGCGGAGTTGCCGTTGACCACCATTTCAACCTCACGACCCTGCCGCCGCAGCACGCGGGCACCGCCGAGATCCAGGGTGGTTGGGGGCACGGCAAACCGCACGTAGATCTTCTGATACCGCTCTCGTGCCGTGTCGGCGTCGAGCGTCAGCACCTCGCGCCCGTTGTCGATGATCGTGAACTCGTCGATCAGGCCTTCGAACTCCGAAATGAGGTGCGTGGAGACGAACACCGTTCTGCGTCCCGGCGCGCCTTCCTGATACGCGCCGATCACGGTCTGGATGAACTCGCGGCGGACGATGGGATCGAGGCCCGATGTGGGTTCATCCAGCACGAGCAGTTCAGGATCGGGGCAGATGGCGGTGATGAGGGCAAGTTGCGTGCGCTGCCCCTTGGACAGGTGGCTGGTCTTCTGCGACACGGGCAGCCGGAACCGATCCAGCAGCGCACTTTCCGTGTCGCGATTCCACTGCGGGCGGAAGGAGGCCACGTAGTCGAGCGTGTTGCGCACGGTCATCCACGGATAGAAGCCGACCTGATCGGGCACATAGGCGATGCGCGACTTGACCGCCACTTCATTTGTCGCTGGGTCCAGCCCAAACACTGAGACTGTGCCGCTCGTGGGCTGCAGCAGGTTCAGCAAGCATTTGATCGTCGTCGTCTTGCCGGCGCCATTCCTGCCGAAGAAGCCGTAGCAGCGGCCCGGCTCCACGCGGAGGCTGAGGCCGTTGACGGCGTCGGTGCGTCCGTAGCGGCGCACCAGGTTGTTGATGGCGATGACCGGAGTGTCCTGTGGCATTGGCATCATCCTTTGGCGGCATCCGTGGCGCGGGTTCGCCGTTTTTCAAACGCGTCGTACCGTTCATCGGCCAGGCGCACGAATTCGGTCTTGCCCACCTGCAGGTGGTGCGCCTGCACAACGGCCTGGTCCATGTCTTCAGTGACCAGTTTCATGCGGGCGTCTTTGCGCAGGGGAGAGCTGCCGGCGCTGATGAAACAGCCCTTGCCGGCGGCGGTGTCGATCACGCCCTGGCGCTCCAACTCCGTGTAGGCCTTCGCCACCGTGTTGCGATTGACCCTCAGTTCCTCGGCGAGGGGGCGGATGGACGGCAACGTGTCGCCGGCCTGGGCGGCGCCCGAGGCCACCGCGGCCTTCACCTGGTCTACCACCTGCAGGTAGACCGGCTTGCCCGACTTGAAGTTGAGTTCGAATCGCATTGCTTGCTGTCATATGACACTAGGACACTTGACTGCGGCTGTCAAGTCCACCGCGCGCCGCGGGTCCACACCTCGCGGGGCGGTGATACATTTCCGCCGTGAGATTCATCGCCTCGATTGCCTTTGTGTCTGGCGCCTTCGCCGTGTCGCCCGTGTTCAGCCAGGCGCCCGCCGCCACCCTTGACGCTGCGGCTGCCGGCCGCTTCGCGGCCCTGGCGCTCGAGTGCGTGCAGAAGGAGTATCCCAACAAAATCGCGCACGTCCTCAATTCGCCGGACGATGTGAAGGCGCCGCACGAATTGACGCCGGCCTTTTACGGTTGCTACGACTGGCATTCATCGGTGCACGGGCATTGGCTGCTCGCGCGCCTGGCCCGGACCTTCCCTGACGCGCCGTTTGCTGCCGGTGCAGTGGCGGCACTTCAGGTCAACATCACACCGGCCAGGATTACAGGCGAGGTGGCCTATCTGAAGGGCACCGGGCGAGAGTCCTTCGAGCGGCCCTATGGCCTCGCATGGCTATTGCAGCTGGCGGCCGAGCTGCGTGAGTGGCAGTCGCCGGAAGCCGCGCAGCTCGCGTCCGCGCTGCGTCCACTTGAGGCGGCGGTGATTGAACGCCTGAACGCCTGGTTGCCCAAGCTCGCGTATCCCATTCGAGAAGGTGAACACCCGCAGACGGCATTCTCGTTCGGGCTGATGCTGGACTACGCACGCGCCCACGATCCCGCGCTGGCCAGCCTCGTTGCGGGGAAGGTGCGCGAGTTTCACCTGAACGACCGCGACTGCCCGATCACCTACGAGCCGTCGGGACAGGACTTTCTGTCGCCGTGCATCGCAGAGGCCGACTTGATGCGGCGTGTGCTGGCACCGCAGGAATTCGCCCGCTGGCTGACGGCGTTTCTTCCACGCATCCCGTCTTCAGAGTCGGGTGCATGGCTCTCTGTGGGCGTGGTGACCGACAAGACCGACGGCAAACTGGCGCACCTTGATGGTCTGAATCTCAGTCGCGCGTGGATGCTTGAGGGTATTGCGGCAGGGCTGCCCACCGGAGACGGGCGCCGCCGCGCACTGCTGGCCGCTGCCAGGACGCACGCATCAAGCGGACTTGCGGCGGTCACCGGCGAACACTACGCCGGCGGACATTGGCTCGGCAGCTTCGCCGCCTATCTCACGACTCGACGGGGGCTCGGGAAGTAGCGCGGACCCGAACGCGCGAGCGAAGATCATCGATGAGCGAGTAGGCGACCGGCGTCACCAGCAGCGTCAGCAGCAACGAAAGCGTCTGGCCGCCGATGACGACCACGGCGATGCTACGGCGTTCTTCAGCGCCCGGGCCGTTGCCGAGCGCCAGCGGCAACATGCCACCCACCAGCGCCAGCGTCGTCATCAGGATGGGCCGGAGACGGTCGCGGTTGGCGCGCATGATGGCGTCGAAGCGCTCAAGGCCCTGCGCGCGAAGGTTGTTCATGTGATCGATCTGCAGGATGGCGTTTTTCTTGACCACGCCAAACAACACGAGCAGGCCAAGGGCCGAATACAGATTCAGCGTCTGTCCGGTCATCCACAACGACAACAGCGCAAATGGAACCGCCACCGGCAGCGAAAGCAAAATGGTGAACGGGTGCACCACGCTCTCGAACTGCGCCGCCAGGATCATGTACATGAAGATGACCGACAGCATGAACGCCCAGAGAAACTCGGTGAATGTACGTTCGAGTTCACGGGCCCGGCCGGCCACTGCCACGCTGTAGGCCGCCGGCATACCCAGGCCGATAGCCGCCTGACGCAGAGCCTCCATCCGGTCGGCCTGCGCGAAGCCCGGCGCCACGCCCGCGCGGAGGTTCGCTTGGCGCTGGCGGTTGCTGCGGTCGATGCGCGACGGGCTCTCGGCTTCGACAATCTGCACCAGGTTGTCGAGTCGCACCAGGTCGCCGCTGCGTCCGGGCACGAGCAGATGGCCCAGCGTCTGCGGGTCGTTCCGGTCGCGCTCGGCCAGGCGCAACTGGACGTCGTAGTCGTCGTTCACCTTCGCATCCCGGAATCGTGTGACCTCGGCGTCGCCGCCCACCATCACGCGAAGTGCCGTGGCAATGTCCTGCGTCTCCACCTGGAGGTCGGCCGCCCGCGCGCGGTCGATTCGCACCTGAAGCTCAGGCTTGTTGAGCTTGAGCGTGGTGTCGGCGTCCACGATCCCGAGCGCTTCCGACATGTCGCGCAACTTTTCCGTGTAGTCGGCCAGCGGCTGCAGTTCAGGTCCGCGCACCGCCAGGTCCAGTTCCGTGCGACCACCACCCAGATTGATGGACTGCACGTTGCGCACGGAGCTTCGAAGGTCCGTGAACTTCCGCAGCCGGCCGCGCACCGACCGCATGACCTCGCCCTGCGAGGCGTTCCCTCTGAACGCCGCTGCCGGGTCGAGGCTGACAATCCCTTTCAGGAGCCGCATCCAGTTGAAGGCACGCTCGTGGTGTGCCGCCAGCTTCACGTACAGCTGTCCCTGATTGACTCCACCAAGGAATCCGCCGCCGGCAGTGGCCAGGACGACGCGCACGTGGGGCAGGGATCGCACTTCGCTTTCAACGGCCAGCATGGCTTCGTTCATCGCGCCGAGGCTGGTGCCTTCCGGCGCCGTAATGCCCACCTCAAACTCGCCCTCGTCCACGCCGGTCGGCACAAACTCCTGCAGCACACGGCCGTAGATCGGGACGACGCTGACAATCACGAGCAGCGCGGCGCCTGCGAGCACCAGCCGGTGATGCATCGCCCAATTGAGTACGCGTGTGTAGAACCGGTCGATCACGGCATAAAACCCATCGCGTGACGTGCCATGCCCAGGGCGCCGGTTGCGAAACAGCCTGGCGCTCATCATCGGCGTCAGGGTGAACGACACCAGCAGGCTCACCAGGATGGCCACGGCCGCGGTAATGCCGAACTGGTACAGGAAACGCCCGGCGATGCTCGACATGAACGAGACCGGCACGAAAATGACCACCAGGCTGAGTGTGGTGGCCAGCACCGGCAGGGCAATTTCCGCCGTGGCTGCCCGAGCCGCCTCGAACGACCCCATGCCCTTCTCTTCGACAAACCTGAAGATGTTCTCGAGCACCACAATGGCGTCGTCAATGACGATGCCGACCATGAGCACCAGGGCAAGCATGGTGACGCTGTTGAGCGTGAAGCCGAGTGCGGCCATCATGCCAAACGTCGAAATCACCGACGCGGGAATGGCAATGCCGGCGATGAGCGTGGCGCGCCAGTCGCGCATGAACAGAAACACCACCAGGCACGCAAGGATGCTGCCCATCAGCAGGTGGACATTGATCTCGCTCAGCGCAGCGTGAATGTACAGGGACTGGTCGCGAATGATCTCGACCTTCACATCCGCCGGCAACTGCGGGCGGGCGGTGTTGAGGTTGGTCTTCACGCTGTCGATGACCGCCACGGTATTGGCGCCCGACTGGCGCCGGACTTCAAGCGTGACGGTTGGCACACCGTCGAGCCGCGCGATTGACCGCTGCTCCTTGGTGCCGTCCTCGGCATAGCCGATGTCCCGGATGCGGATCGGGGCGCCCTGGCGGCTGGCGATGACGAGATTGTCGAAGTCGCGCGGATCCACCACGCGTCCCATGGTGCGCAGCGTCTGTTCCCGCGTGGTGCCGGTGACGTTGCCGCCCGGCAGGTCCGCATTCTGGCGCGCGAGCGTGTCGCGTACGGCCGTGATCGGCAGCTGGTACGCCGCCAGGCGGCCGGCGTCCACCCACACATTGATCGCGCGTTCGAGTCCGCCGACGATCTCGACGCCGCCGACGCCGTCGGCGCGCTCAAGGAATGGGCGGAGCACCTTGTCGGCCAGTTCCGTGAGCTCGCGCAACGGACGGTCGGCCGAGAGCGCGATGCTGATCACCGGCGAGGAGTCGTTGTCTGACTTGGCGACGACCGGTGCGCGCGCGTCGCGCGGCAGCTGCGCCACGACAGACGCCACGCGATCGCGCACGTCCTGGGTGGCCGTGTCGATGTCGCGCTCCAGCTTGAACGTGGCGATGACGATGGAAGAACCAGGGCCCGACACCGACCGCAGTTCGTCCAGGCCTTCGACCCGGTTGACGGCTTCTTCCAGGGGCTGAGAGACCAGGACCTCAATCTCTTCAGGCGACGCGCCCGGCAGCGTCGTGCGCACGAAGACCTGCGGCAGGTCCACGGCCGGGAAGCGATCGACGCCGAGCGAGCCGTACGTGGCGGCGCCCACCACCACGAGGCACAACACCAGCATCGAGGCGAAGACGGGGCGCTTGATGCAGATCGCGGCGAGAGACTTCACGGGCGGCCTCCCGACGTGCTGACGGTGACGGCATCACCGGCGACGAGATTGCCGGGCGACACCACCACACGATCGCCGGCTGTAACGCCTGTCAGAATCTCGACGCGATCCGCCTCACGCCGGCCGACGGTGATTCGGCGCTCTGCGGCTTTGCCGTCGGCGACCACAAACACCTTGTCCACGCCGGCAAAACTCACCACCGCCGAGGCCGGCACCAGCAGTGCCGTGCCGACCGAATCCGTCACCACCTCGGCATTGGCGAACGCACCGGGCCTGAGCTGTCCCGACGGGTTGGCGACTTCTGCTTCGATGCTGAGCGTGCGACTGGCTTCTTCAATGGCCGGACTGATGCGCGCCACGCGGCCAATGTGTACGACGCTGTCGCCCTCAAGGGTGACGCGCACCGCCTGACCCAACCGCACCGCGGCCGACTCACGCTCGGAGATCGACAGCCGCAATCGCAGCGGATTGATTTTGACTATGGTCACCACGGGTGCGCCGGCCGCCAGGTACTGCCCGGGCGTGGCATGGCGTTCGCGCACGCTGCCGGCAAACGGCGCCCGGAGCCTGGAATCGGTCACGGCCTGTTTGGCGAGCTCAAGTTCGGTGCGCCGCTGCACCAGCAGCGCCTGCCGGTTGTGCACCTCTTCGATTGAATCCTGGTATCGCCCCTCAGCCACGCGCAAGTTCGCCTGCGCGGCGTCAAGGTCGGCCTGGCTCCCGATACCGTCCTTCGCAAAGGAGGCGGCGCGGTCGCGCACCAGTCTCGCCTGATCGAGGACTGCACGCGCCTGGCGGACAACCGAGGTCTGCTCAATGTCGATGCGCTCCTCGGCGCCGTCGGCCGGCAGCCCGAGTCGCGCGCGCGCCTGCTGCAGCGCCGCGTCTGCCTGAGTGACCCTGAGCTGGAAATCCGTTGACGCGAGGCTCGCCAGCGTCTGGCCGGACTCCACCGACGTGCCCAGGTCGACGTCGAGTTGCTCAAGGCGGCCGGTGACCTTGAAGGCCATCGTCACCTGATCTTCAGCCGCGAGCGTGCCTGTGACGGCGATCGCGCGTTCGATGCGG is a window encoding:
- a CDS encoding efflux RND transporter permease subunit, whose amino-acid sequence is MKSLAAICIKRPVFASMLVLCLVVVGAATYGSLGVDRFPAVDLPQVFVRTTLPGASPEEIEVLVSQPLEEAVNRVEGLDELRSVSGPGSSIVIATFKLERDIDTATQDVRDRVASVVAQLPRDARAPVVAKSDNDSSPVISIALSADRPLRELTELADKVLRPFLERADGVGGVEIVGGLERAINVWVDAGRLAAYQLPITAVRDTLARQNADLPGGNVTGTTREQTLRTMGRVVDPRDFDNLVIASRQGAPIRIRDIGYAEDGTKEQRSIARLDGVPTVTLEVRRQSGANTVAVIDSVKTNLNTARPQLPADVKVEIIRDQSLYIHAALSEINVHLLMGSILACLVVFLFMRDWRATLIAGIAIPASVISTFGMMAALGFTLNSVTMLALVLMVGIVIDDAIVVLENIFRFVEEKGMGSFEAARAATAEIALPVLATTLSLVVIFVPVSFMSSIAGRFLYQFGITAAVAILVSLLVSFTLTPMMSARLFRNRRPGHGTSRDGFYAVIDRFYTRVLNWAMHHRLVLAGAALLVIVSVVPIYGRVLQEFVPTGVDEGEFEVGITAPEGTSLGAMNEAMLAVESEVRSLPHVRVVLATAGGGFLGGVNQGQLYVKLAAHHERAFNWMRLLKGIVSLDPAAAFRGNASQGEVMRSVRGRLRKFTDLRSSVRNVQSINLGGGRTELDLAVRGPELQPLADYTEKLRDMSEALGIVDADTTLKLNKPELQVRIDRARAADLQVETQDIATALRVMVGGDAEVTRFRDAKVNDDYDVQLRLAERDRNDPQTLGHLLVPGRSGDLVRLDNLVQIVEAESPSRIDRSNRQRQANLRAGVAPGFAQADRMEALRQAAIGLGMPAAYSVAVAGRARELERTFTEFLWAFMLSVIFMYMILAAQFESVVHPFTILLSLPVAVPFALLSLWMTGQTLNLYSALGLLVLFGVVKKNAILQIDHMNNLRAQGLERFDAIMRANRDRLRPILMTTLALVGGMLPLALGNGPGAEERRSIAVVVIGGQTLSLLLTLLVTPVAYSLIDDLRSRVRVRATSRAPVES
- a CDS encoding efflux RND transporter periplasmic adaptor subunit, producing MLRTFLCASAILVTSCGGSGTSAPAAAGGAGRGNATPRAVQVTPAIEARIERAIAVTGTLAAEDQVTMAFKVTGRLEQLDVDLGTSVESGQTLASLASTDFQLRVTQADAALQQARARLGLPADGAEERIDIEQTSVVRQARAVLDQARLVRDRAASFAKDGIGSQADLDAAQANLRVAEGRYQDSIEEVHNRQALLVQRRTELELAKQAVTDSRLRAPFAGSVRERHATPGQYLAAGAPVVTIVKINPLRLRLSISERESAAVRLGQAVRVTLEGDSVVHIGRVARISPAIEEASRTLSIEAEVANPSGQLRPGAFANAEVVTDSVGTALLVPASAVVSFAGVDKVFVVADGKAAERRITVGRREADRVEILTGVTAGDRVVVSPGNLVAGDAVTVSTSGGRP